In Plasmodium vinckei vinckei genome assembly, chromosome: PVVCY_13, a single genomic region encodes these proteins:
- a CDS encoding myosin A, putative has protein sequence MAVTNEELKTAHKIVRRVSNIEAFDKSGIVFKGYQIWTNKSPTIDEDPNIMFVKCVVQHGSNQDKLNVVQIDPPGNGTPYEIDIKNAWNCNSQVDPMSFGDIGLLNHTNTPCVLDFLKHRYLKNQIYTTACPLIVAINPYKDLGNTTDEWIRKYRDAADHTRLPPHIFACAREALANLHGVNKSQTIIVSGESGAGKTEATKQIMKYFASSKNGNMDLYIQTAIMAANPVLEAFGNAKTIRNNNSSRFGRFMQLAISHEGGIRNGSVVAFLLEKSRIITQDDNERSYHIFYQFLKGADKDMKAKFGLKDIKDYKLLNPNSPDVDGIDDVKDFQEVVTSLKNMQLTDDQIEVIFSILAGILTLGNVRIVEKTEAGLSDAAGIHNDDMEIFRKACELMFLDPELVKRELLIKVTIAGGNRIEGRWNQKDADVLKLSLCKAMYEKLFLWIIKNLNSRIEPKDGFKSFMGMLDIFGFEVFKNNSLEQLFINITNEMLQKNFVDIVFERESKLYRDEGISTAELVYTSNKEVISVLSERGKSVLSYLEDQCLAPGGSDEKFVNACVVNLKNNEKFIPAKVASNKNFIIQHTIGPIQYCSDNFLLKNKDVLRGELVEIILGSENKIVSGLFEGQVIEKGKMAKGSLIGSQFLNQLTSLMTLINSTEPHFIRCIKPNENKKPLEWCEPKILIQLHALSILEALVLRQLGYSYRRTFDEFLYQYKFVDISTSENSALDSREKCNKILKLSGLSDDMLKIGKTMVFLKQDGAKMLSKIQREKLIEWENCVSVIEAAIMKYKHKQNVENNISSLMRVQAHIRKRMVA, from the exons atggcTGTTACAAATGAGGAATTAAAAACAGCACACAAAATTGTTAGAAGAGTTTCAAATATTGAAGCTTTTGATAAAAGTGGAATAGTTTTTAAG GGATATCAAATATGGACAAATAAATCCCCAACTATCGACGAAGATCCCAATATTATGTTTGTTAAGTGTGTTGTGCAACATGGCTCTAACCAAGATAAGTTAAATGTCGTTCAAATTGACCCACCTGGAAATGGAACG CCATACGAAATcgacataaaaaatgcatgGAATTGTAACTCACAAGTTGACCCTATGTCATTTGGTGATATTGGTTTATTAAACCATACCAATACACCCTGTGTTCTTGACTTTTTGAAGCATAGATATTTAAAGAATCAAATATACACCACCGCATGTCCTTTAATTGTTGCAATAAACCCATATAAAGATTTGGGAAACACAACTGATGAATGGATTCGTAAGTACCGTGATGCAGCTGACCACACTAGATTACCACCCCATATTTTTGCTTGCGCACGAGAAGCTTTAGCAAATTTACATGGTGTTAACAAGAGCCAAACTATTATTGTTTCTGGTGAATCTGGTGCAGGAAAAACCGAAGCaacaaaacaaattatgaaatattttgcttcatcaaaaaatggaaatatggatttatatattcaaacaGCAATTATGGCAGCTAACCCAGTTCTTGAAGCTTTTGGTAATGCTAAGACaataagaaataataacTCATCTCGTTTTGGTCGTTTTATGCAGTTGGCTATATCTCATGAAGGAGGTATACGAAACGGTTCAGTTGttgcatttttattagaAAAATCAAGAATTATAACTCAAGATGATAATGAAAGATCATAtcacatattttatcaGTTTTTAAAAGGTGCAGATAAAGACATGAAAGCTAAATTTGGTTTGAAAGACATTAAagattataaattattgaaTCCAAATTCACCTGATGTTGATGGTATAGATGATGTAAAGGACTTTCAAGAAGTAGTAAcctctttaaaaaatatgcaattaACTGATGACCAAATTGAAGTAATATTCTCAATTCTTGCTGGTATTTTAACATTAGGTAATGTTAGAATCGTAGAAAAGACTGAAGCTGGTTTATCTGATGCTGCAGGAATTCATAATGATGATATGGAAATATTTAGAAAAGCATGTGAATTAATGTTTTTAGATCCTGAATTAGTAAAGAGAGAGTTATTGATTAAAGTTACTATTGCTGGTGGAAATAGAATTGAAGGAAGATGGAATCAAAAGGATGCAGATGTATTGAAATTGTCTTTATGTAAAGCAAtgtatgaaaaattatttttatggatTATAAAGAATTTAAATAGCCGAATTGAGCCAAAAGACGGatttaaatcatttatGGGTATGTTAGATATCTTCGGTTTTGaagtttttaaaaataattcattagaacaattatttattaacattaCAAATGAAATGTTGCAGAAAAATTTTGTTGATATTGTATTTGAAAGAGAATCTAAATTATATAGAGATGAGGGAATATCAACAGCTGAATTAGTTTACACATCTAACAAAGAAGTAATTAGTGTATTGTCTGAAAGAGGAAAATCagttttatcatatttagaAGATCAATGTTTAGCACCAGGAGGATCAGATGAGAAGTTTGTAAATGCATGTGTTGTAAATTTAAAGaacaatgaaaaatttatacCAGCAAAAGTTGCATCAAACAAAAATTTCATAATTCAACATACTATTGGTCCAATTCAATATTGCTCTGATAACTTTTTGCTTAAAAACAAAGATGTGTTAAGAGGAGAATTAGTTGAAATCATTTTAGGTTCTGAAAATAAGATAGTCAGTGGATTATTTGAAGGTCAAGTAATTGAAAAGGGTAAAATGGCTAAAGGTTCATTAATCGGTTCccaatttttaaatcaatTAACTTCTTTAATGACATTAATTAATAGCACTGAGCCACATTTCATTAGATGTATCAAACCAAATGAAAACAAGAAACCATTAGAATGGTGTGAACCAAAAATATTGATTCAATTACACGCCTTATCTATTTTAGAAGCCCTTGTTTTAAGACAATTAGGATATTCATATAGAAGAACATTCGATGAATTCTTGTAccaatataaatttgtagACATAAGTACTTCTGAAAATTCTGCACTTGATAGTAgagaaaaatgtaataagaTATTAAAGCTTTCGGGTCTTTCTGATGATATGCTTAAAATAGGAAAAACAATGGTATTTTTGAAACAAGATGGTGCAAAAATGTTGTCAAAGATCCAAAGAGAAAAACTTATAGAATGGGAAAATTGTGTAAGTGTAATTGAAGCTGCAATTATGAAATACAAGCATAAACAAAATGTTGAAAATAACATATCTTCTCTTATGAGAGTTCAAGCTCATATAAGAAAGAGAATGGTTGCTTAA
- a CDS encoding sporozoite protein essential for cell traversal, putative — MKISTTILVLFIILKCVVSFNLNIDPKGHNISLDKHNKKDTNIDQSKNKIVEEFDKISDDFSDDINAIKQTIKDLFLDVEASFEDTSDDVVKLLSKYSFVPEEKLNVIDGILRSFIESKKTHIFNSPNAYINQQKEKIKNVCDFTLKKLNSLIQINELNKSHIILKYGKGEAKRGVLESIRNNDNISKNLKLELLKYENVSNQDIRISELIDFITPIYEDFIKKLKDLINDLQNKLNKIPK; from the exons ATGAAAATATCAACTACCATTTTAGTcctatttataattttaaaatgtgttgtatcttttaatttaa aCATTGACCCAAAAGGACATAATATCTCTTTAGATAAACATAATAAGAAAGATACTAATATTGATCAGTCGAAAAATAAg atCGTTGAAGaatttgataaaatttCTGATGACTTTAGTGATGATATAAATGCAATAAAGCAGACTATAAAAGATTTATTTCTTGACGTAGAAGCTTCGTTTGAAGATACTTCTGATGATGTTGTGAAACT TCTATCAAAATACAGTTTTGTTCCAGAAGAAAAATTGAATGTTATAGATGGAATTCTTCGATCTTTCATTGAAA gCAAAAAAACCCACATTTTCAATTCTCCAAATGCTTATATAAATcaacaaaaagaaaaaataaagaatgtTTGTGACtttacattaaaaaaattaaatagcTTGATTCAAATAAACGAACTTAATAAAAGTCATatcattttaaaatatggaaaaggAGAAGCAAAAAGGGGGGTTTTAGAATCAATAAGAAACAACGACAACATATCCAAAAATCTAAAATTGGAATTATtgaaatatgaaaatgtaaGTAACCAAGATATAAGGATATCAGAATTAATTGATTTCATAACTCCTATTTATGAAGactttataaaaaagttaaaagatttaattaatgatttacaaaataaactaAATAAGATTCCAAAATAA